From the Glycine max cultivar Williams 82 chromosome 11, Glycine_max_v4.0, whole genome shotgun sequence genome, the window GAGACTGAATGATAGCCCACCTAAAGCCACAAGTTTCAGCTTATCCTTGGACACATTCCATTCCATGTTGGAATAAAAATGAGATATGATACAATATCATGAGTTCAAGTAAACAAATTTTAAGTGAAGATCAAAACCTTTCACCTTTTTGTTTTCAGCCACCAGAACTAACAATAGCCTACATATAATTTGGAATGCAAGAACTAGCTAACCATCCATGGCCTCATCCACATTGGGAATTGATAAACATCGTGACAATCACTCAACATGACTAATAGATAACTCTATTGCTCTTGGAATAGATAAACCATAATTTGTTATGATCAGCTCAACCAGACAGGCTGTCCAACAGATTGGAAATCCTTAATTTTGAGGGCAAGGCAAATGAATGATATTTCATATTCAGTGTCATATGGGACTGatgaaattaatcattaatagaATCAAATCTATACAAATATAcattgaaaaaaaacataagatatGCCATTATACCTTCCATCAACAtccaataacaacaataactGTTAGTTTCAGTGAATAATTGAGAGCCAAATTTAgttcacaattgaatttcaaaGTTTGCAAATCAGCCGCCtgttttacttatttatagGCAAATCTCTGTCAAATATTTTAAGgaaattaatctattttttagtGAACAGAATTTAATCTATTTCATAACACAAAGTTTAAACACAATTAAAGACTCATAAAAGTCATCCTATACTTCTTTTTTATCCGTAGGAATTAAACACAATACCAAGGAGTTTACAACACTCACACACCCTGCTCAATCAACTGAGTTTGCTAACGATTCTAACAAAAATCCTTTTAGGGGTTATAACAATAGGTTTTGTTGTTGCCGTGGAAATTCTATTTTCCCTACAATTATTTATCTCTTCCTTAAGGGAATTAGAAATCGTAAAATCCTAGACCCCCTTGATATCCTATACTTCTTTTTCGGAGTCTGATATTAGGAAAGGTTGAAATAAAACATCAGACACATTGTGCTATCTTGAAAGCAGAAACCAACATCACATAGGCAACAACACATCCTCATAGTCAAATCACAGCAATGGTTACGCATTTTGTACATCGATTGAACCACATACTGTTTCAAGTTCTTGTGCCATTAAGATGCATGGTCCACACCAAGTTGCAAAGAAATCAATGATAAGAGgcacttttctttctcccttcaCCAGCTCCTGGATTTCCTGAGCTGACAACTTTTTCTGCAAatccaaaataataaacattggGATCACTAGAGCATCaaacttcaattaatttattaaaaactaaaaataccaaaacaaaaaagtaaatagCGTATGTACCGAATAGAGATTTTTTTCCACCTTCATCTTATTACAGTGTCATATAcgataagtttattaacttttacaataattatcttaaaagtataccaataatataaaattttacactaACAATGCATAgaaactaaactaaaaaaaataaaataaaatctttttcttgttcttttttcttttctagaaCTCCAATATTTGTACCGTAAGAAGCTAaaaggaaacaaataaaaaaatgtattttagttCATAAGGggtaaaaattataagtttttataagAGTAAAAAAGAAACTGTTACATCAGAAACACAAAACCATTCATTACATCGAAAACTTCTAACTGTTTTGCGCCTTAACCGGATGTacaaaaaaatctgaaaaattatatatttttttaaaaaaagatcagAAAGAAAAGGCATTTTGTTGAAACCAAGGTTTTAGATATTGGTCGGCGACCGTAATTTGGGCCGCAAAGTTAAGATTTTTTAACAGTCCGTGACTGACTGCAATGAAACCGCAATTAGGACTGTATCAGTCGCATTTGTCAGCGATTTGCTGCGATATTAACAAACATGACGAAACTACAATGCTTTTTAACTGTCCACGACTGCAACGCGACCGCAGTTGGGACTGTATCGGTCACATTTGTACACGATCTGTCGCGATATTAACAAACGCGACGAAATCGCAGACTGCGACAGATATTCAAAGCCTTGGCTGAAACGTAGATAGAACGGTTATGAACGATGAAAATTCACAAATTGCTAAACAGGACCCAGAAacacaatgataaaaaaaactgaagCAATTTGAAGTGGCATACCACTAGATAGTCCTCTCTGACATATTTCCCCTGGGGTGGTTTGCAGAGCAACTTTCTGGGCAGTGTGGAGAGTGAAAGAGGCCTATTGTTGTTGAGGTCAGTGGTTGTGGTTTTGGTGAGAGGATaaggatgttgttgttgttgatgatgagttAAGAAAGAGGGGTTTGGTAGAAAAGCAAAGAGGGGTTTGGAATTGAAGGGTGAGAAGGGTGAGAGAGTGGCCATGCGGTGGTGAAAGGCATGGCAATGGAAGAGAGACATTATTGTTGGTTTGGATTGGAATTTGAAGAGTGTGTTTTTGAGTGGGGTTTACCATATCTATTATTGTCTTTTACACAAGGTTCTTCTCTGTCACTAAATGCCTAACCAGTGTAGATGATGGTAATAATTTGGAAGATTTATGCTTTTGTAAAAATGTTTAGaacaaaataaatactttttgatgttttttattttctgaaaaatactatgattttttatataaaaaacattttttatataaaaaagtaacttaataatttaaaaataagtttaatgatTATACACTCATTTTATACTGTTTAtccaatgaaaaaaattatcattatttttaaaataattaacataaaactcAACAAGAATCTTATAAACATGATAAGttataattaattctttttcaaATTCTAAACATGTTTTTcggtgaaaaataaatatttctttgaaaaaaatcaaaacaaaaacgaATCTTATATGtagatatttgtttttttaatatctccATCAATTGGATTTTTCATTTGCCGTAATGGCTTCTCAAAAtctcattcattttaaaaaaattctctccaagtattaaaaaaatttgtataagtattttttttatctgtattttatattagttttaaAAGAGTCATTTTtacaactaaacaaaaaaaatcaaaatttttttttcttccaaaaagtTAAACGCAAAAGATAGAACAGAACTTTTGCTCTGTTGACCATCTTCTATTACTGTTACttctttatttcatatttttctttctttccatcattttttggaattttcctattcatcttatataaaaaaattcctacCCATTATTTCTaaggtataaattttttaagcggttcaagataatttttcttttaataagatGGAAGGGAGCTTAAGCCCAAACCTAGATATAAAGATATTCacgagaaaaagaaacaaaaagtacGTCTTTCAAAAAGagtagaataatcaaattatgagtaacataaaaaatatgaagtgaaaaatttagagaaaaaCCCTTTTTTGCTAAGAGATCCATGACTTGGTTAGGCTCATGCAAAATCCAAAATGTGAGATAGAATGTACACATGAAGAACATTGATCAACAAATTAATATCTTCAATACAAAATGTATTATTTGGACTTGGAGAATCGTCAATGGACGACTGAGTATATCACCTATATCGTCAAATCAACactcaaaaaagataaataaggaagattggaagatctatctttatcaataaaaagattaagataattCAGGATCAGGTACAaaattatcttatcttattataCGTAAGTAAACATCCCTAAATCAGGAAACTAGGCCAAGGTAAACTACAAACTATCCTAAGGGTTCCAAGTAAACCGCTTAATTCTATGCTATTTGGGATACCTGACTCCAGGGACGGAGCCAAAAGTGAAGGGCAGGGGTGCCAACTATATGCTCCAAAATAATCACATTAAAAATTCATCGAAACAAGAAATGTCTTTCAAGCATGTCACAAAAactatctatatataaatttttttttatcaatgggaaataaatacaaaaggaTAAACTAACTGCCCCTAGCAAAGAAAGAGCCTATGGCATGCCCTAGTAATAACACAGAGACTTTTAGTGGGCAAGAGGACCAGGCTCTGAGGGGAGACAAACTATTGgaacctgtcgcaacctaccattCGATGGGAGGGCGAGGCTAAAGGCCGAAGGTGCGTCTTCTCGTAAAGaaaacgcgtggagtcgccaccgacatttatttaagggaaaacgttagaaaaaccaaaaaaaggtttGCAAAATTTgagaataagggttcgggagttgtttacgcatggggaaggtattagcaccccacgcgtccgtcacaagggacaacagtCTTCAATCGAGTGTGCAACGTGATttcagaattatttattttccctttttatatttttatttttttgtggtcgacaagggtgttgcctttactcctacgtatcctcaggtgcgatgaggaatttagacctacgtagttctttaaagtcTGAAAGTTGGtgtattaaattgattttatgttttttgaaagatcgattttaattgcgaacaaaagtcgtttaaggcgttggaccttgaaacgatgttttaaatttgaaaagcagagagaatcgtcaaggtgttggaccttgaaatgatcttttaaattttgaaaagcggagagagttgttaaggcgttggaccttgaaacgatctcaagtgatatttgataaaaaaagaagaggttatgagttggttttatttactaactttcaatctctttaaaagatGACTCACACaactaatgatcggttaaaattgaactttacaaaagaaaagagatttaCCGATgagagaagaaggagatgaagatacaaaaaacaacaaagaaggcCCCTAAGGGCGCATAGATCAtatccaaatccttaaaacaaaaactaaccggatgacgaacgaagaacactgaacgaagaacgatgtagaagtcgATTACGATCGCAATTCGGTAGCGCCTCAgccttgttttctcttctttcttcttcttcttcttcttcttcttcttcttcttcttcttcttcttcttcttcttcttcttcttctttccctcTTCTCTCAATATCCTTCAATGTtgaaccttggaaccctttactcagtctccctcacgcctatttatagcaaaaaaaaaggaCTTGGTGGACTTGcagctcacccaggcaagcTAATGCTTCActctgaagtaaccttgctcgcccaggtgagctggttacttcacccctaagttATTTaggggcccaggcgagccagaggctagcctgggcgagttAGGGTCCAGAAACTCTCTGAAATGACCCTTTTACCCCTTTTTTTTCGGTATCTTTcgtattcttgatcaaaacattgaatgatcatcTATTTTGCATTGTAACTGGCGTTCAACACCGTAAGTCGATTAGCaaagatcaaaagatcaacaaaagATAGTCCCCGAATGAAATTAGAGTATGACAGAACTAAAGGAAGAATATGTTGGCACTAGAGAGTCTAGGTAGAATCAAAGTAGGATCGAATCCTAGCAATGGGAACACCCTTCTTGATGATTCCAACCATACTATTTGACTTACAAATTACAGATG encodes:
- the LOC100500580 gene encoding Thioredoxin-like protein CITRX, chloroplastic-like (The RefSeq protein has 1 substitution compared to this genomic sequence), which produces MSLFHCHAFHHRMATLSPFSPFNSKPLFAFLPNPSFLTHHQQQQHPYPLTKTTTTDLNSNRPLSLSTLPRKLLCKPPQGKYVREDYLVKKLSAQEIQELVKGERKVPLIIDFFATWCGPCILMAQELETLAVEYQNKALIVKVDTDEEYEFARDMQVRGLPTVFFISPDPNKEAIRTEGLVPIQMMRDIIDKDM